TCGAATCACAGGGGGTTCAGTGACCGAAGACATCGAAGTTTCCCGGCACCACGCCGTCCGCTTCCCGGGCATTAGCCCGCGCGCCTACGAGCACCCGGTGGATCGCGGCGCGCTCGCGACGTTGCGCGCGGTGCCCGGGTTCGCCCAGGTGGTCAAGGCCGTTTCGGGGTTCTACAACGAGCGTGGCGAGCGGCTGATGGCGCTCGCGTCGTCGATCCGCGTCGGGCCGAAGCAGTACCCGGAGCTCGACCGGCTGCGGCACGAGTGCGCCGAGACGCTGGACCTGCCCGCCGTGCCGAACGTGTTCGTCTACCAGGACCCGCGCGTGCAGGCGTCGGCCGTCGGGATGGACGAGCCGTTCATCCGGATCAGCACCGGGCTCGTCGAGCTGATGGGCCACGAGTCGCTGCGGTTCGTGCTCGGGCACGAGATGGGGCACGTGCTGTCCGGGCACACCGTCTACCGCACGATCATGGTGCGCCTGATCAGCCTGCAGATGTCGTTGTCGTGGACGCCGGTCAGCGCGCTCGGGATCCGCGCGATCATCGCGGCGCTGCGCGAGTGGTACCGCAAGGCCGAGCTGTCGTGCGACCGCGCCGGGCTGCTGTGCGGCCAGGATCCGACGGCCGCGCTGCGCGCCCAGATCCAGATCGCGGGCGGCGTCGACCCGTCCCGTATCGACATCCCGTCGTTCCTGCAGCAGGC
The window above is part of the Amycolatopsis camponoti genome. Proteins encoded here:
- a CDS encoding M48 family metallopeptidase, producing MTEDIEVSRHHAVRFPGISPRAYEHPVDRGALATLRAVPGFAQVVKAVSGFYNERGERLMALASSIRVGPKQYPELDRLRHECAETLDLPAVPNVFVYQDPRVQASAVGMDEPFIRISTGLVELMGHESLRFVLGHEMGHVLSGHTVYRTIMVRLISLQMSLSWTPVSALGIRAIIAALREWYRKAELSCDRAGLLCGQDPTAALRAQIQIAGGVDPSRIDIPSFLQQAAEYESVEDIRDSFLKLKFVETETHPFAVVRAAQLQKWAASEEYRAILAGDYPRRDDDAPTSDWKDDLKSAAKSYKDSWSTSADPLTKVFSDVGEAVSSTAGKVWNKFGNGSGNGNGSGNGSGSGSGSGE